The proteins below come from a single Oryzomicrobium terrae genomic window:
- a CDS encoding YnfA family protein: protein MLIAKTVLLFLLTAVAEIVGCYLPYLWLRQGGAAWLLLPAAASLALFAWLLTLHPAASGRVYAAYGGVYVAVALVWLWGVDGIRPSRWDLLGGAVTLAGMAIIMFAPRQG, encoded by the coding sequence ATGTTGATCGCCAAGACCGTCCTGCTCTTTTTGCTCACCGCCGTGGCCGAGATCGTTGGCTGCTATTTGCCCTACCTGTGGCTTCGCCAGGGGGGCGCTGCTTGGCTGCTGCTACCGGCGGCCGCCTCCCTGGCCCTGTTCGCCTGGCTGCTGACCCTGCATCCCGCCGCCAGCGGCCGGGTCTATGCCGCTTACGGCGGCGTCTACGTGGCCGTAGCCTTGGTTTGGCTCTGGGGCGTGGATGGCATCCGTCCGAGCCGCTGGGATCTGCTCGGCGGGGCCGTGACCCTGGCCGGCATGGCGATCATCATGTTCGCGCCGCGGCAGGGCTGA
- a CDS encoding GNAT family N-acetyltransferase: MRVRRLEPVELEWANARYREVDFLPSSAADFIAVAEDAAGERLGLGRLAAVGAGSGELGGMVVLPAFRGQGVAEALVGYLTAHSPYAALFCLPFTHLEGFYRRHGFAAVPVGVAIPDPVAAKLRWCREHYPQSVSLLLRCTGKAASAP, encoded by the coding sequence ATGCGGGTGCGCCGCCTGGAGCCCGTCGAACTGGAGTGGGCCAATGCGCGTTACCGGGAGGTGGATTTTCTACCCTCCAGCGCCGCGGATTTCATCGCCGTAGCCGAGGATGCCGCCGGCGAGCGGCTCGGCCTGGGGAGGCTGGCGGCGGTGGGGGCCGGCAGCGGCGAACTGGGAGGCATGGTGGTCTTGCCGGCCTTTCGCGGCCAAGGCGTGGCTGAGGCGTTGGTTGGCTACCTGACGGCGCACTCGCCCTATGCCGCGCTGTTCTGCCTGCCCTTTACCCACCTGGAGGGGTTTTATCGCCGTCACGGCTTTGCCGCGGTGCCGGTGGGGGTGGCGATACCGGATCCCGTGGCGGCCAAGCTTCGCTGGTGCCGTGAGCACTACCCCCAATCCGTGTCGTTGCTGTTGCGCTGCACGGGCAAGGCAGCGTCTGCACCCTGA
- a CDS encoding ParA family protein, giving the protein MTAVLIANPKGGAGKSTLATNLAGYLARQGHAVMLGDLDVQQSAREWLALRPDFLAPIRSWEVAPNAPARPPRGTTHAVLDSPAGFHGKPLDKALKAASHVLVPVQPSLFDILATRRFLEVLQAEKTVRKGQIKVGVVGMRVDARTRAAGELERFFDAYELPVLSYLRDTQLYVQVAAQGATLFDLAPHKVERDLEQWQPITAWVDS; this is encoded by the coding sequence ATGACAGCGGTCCTGATTGCCAATCCCAAGGGTGGCGCGGGCAAGAGCACGCTGGCCACCAATCTGGCCGGCTACCTGGCGCGCCAGGGCCACGCCGTCATGCTCGGCGACCTGGACGTGCAGCAGTCGGCCCGGGAATGGCTGGCCCTGCGCCCCGACTTTCTCGCGCCGATCCGCAGCTGGGAAGTCGCCCCCAACGCTCCGGCCCGGCCGCCCCGGGGCACCACCCACGCGGTGCTCGATTCCCCCGCCGGTTTCCACGGCAAGCCCCTCGATAAAGCGCTGAAGGCCGCCAGCCACGTACTGGTGCCAGTACAGCCGTCGCTCTTCGACATCCTCGCCACGCGCCGCTTCCTGGAAGTGCTGCAGGCGGAAAAGACCGTGCGCAAGGGCCAGATCAAGGTCGGCGTGGTCGGCATGCGCGTCGACGCCCGCACCCGGGCGGCCGGGGAACTGGAACGCTTCTTCGACGCTTACGAACTTCCGGTACTTAGCTACCTGCGCGACACCCAGCTCTACGTCCAGGTGGCCGCCCAGGGCGCCACCCTGTTCGACCTGGCACCGCACAAGGTGGAGCGGGACCTGGAGCAGTGGCAGCCGATCACGGCGTGGGTCGACAGCTGA
- a CDS encoding ABC transporter permease: MFAYLVRRLAYAVPILLGVNLLTFALFFVVNTPDDMARMQLGVKRVTPDAIAKWKAERGYDKPLFFNGAEEGCAKLTDTIFFAKSARMFVGDFGAAEDGRDIAREIATRIGPSTALALPTFVVGLLVTVSVALLLAFVRGTRLDFWGVVACVAAMSVSSLFYIIFGQWLFSKVLRLVPISGYADGLSAFKFLVLPVAIGVVAGLGSSIRWYRTLFLEEIGKDYVRTARAKGLSEGTVLFRHVLKNAMIPILTGVVVVIPQLFLGSLLMESFFGIPGLGSYTIDAINAQDFSVVRAMVFIGSVLYIAGLMLTDLSYTLVDPRVRFD; encoded by the coding sequence ATGTTCGCTTATCTGGTCCGCCGCCTCGCCTACGCCGTGCCCATCCTGCTGGGGGTGAATCTGCTCACCTTCGCCCTGTTCTTCGTGGTCAACACCCCGGACGACATGGCGCGCATGCAGCTCGGGGTAAAGCGAGTGACGCCGGACGCCATCGCCAAGTGGAAGGCGGAGCGGGGCTACGACAAGCCCCTGTTCTTCAACGGCGCGGAGGAGGGCTGCGCCAAGCTCACCGACACCATCTTCTTCGCCAAGTCGGCGCGCATGTTCGTCGGCGACTTCGGGGCCGCCGAGGATGGCCGCGACATCGCCCGGGAGATCGCCACCCGCATCGGCCCCTCCACGGCCCTGGCCCTGCCGACCTTCGTCGTCGGCCTGCTGGTCACGGTCTCGGTGGCGTTGCTGCTGGCCTTCGTGCGCGGCACCCGGCTCGATTTCTGGGGCGTGGTGGCTTGCGTCGCCGCCATGTCGGTATCCAGCCTGTTCTACATCATCTTCGGCCAATGGCTGTTCTCCAAGGTGCTGCGCCTGGTGCCCATCTCGGGCTACGCCGATGGGCTGTCGGCGTTCAAGTTTCTGGTGCTGCCGGTGGCCATCGGCGTGGTCGCCGGGCTCGGCTCGTCGATCCGCTGGTATCGCACCCTGTTTCTTGAAGAAATCGGCAAGGACTACGTGCGTACCGCCCGGGCCAAGGGGCTGTCGGAGGGCACGGTGCTGTTCCGCCACGTGTTGAAGAACGCCATGATTCCGATCCTTACCGGGGTGGTGGTGGTGATCCCCCAGCTCTTTCTCGGCAGCCTGTTGATGGAATCCTTTTTCGGCATTCCCGGCCTGGGCAGTTACACCATCGACGCTATCAATGCCCAGGATTTCTCGGTGGTGCGGGCCATGGTCTTCATCGGGTCGGTGTTGTACATCGCCGGGCTGATGCTCACCGACCTGTCCTACACCCTGGTGGACCCCCGGGTCCGCTTCGACTGA